The following proteins are encoded in a genomic region of Hydra vulgaris chromosome 05, alternate assembly HydraT2T_AEP:
- the LOC136080788 gene encoding uncharacterized protein LOC136080788, translating to MRKVNVSEVLYTSDIKCRAYEYFAMRRSLYDCLCIDYKLPSIRTFTRLTSKISSMEDLSFINSIFMNLNPLKRTSILLIDEVYVKASLLYQRGALFGQAVNYPEKLAKTILSFMIKCLFGGPEFICRAQPVANLSSEFRFAQCQQIVDTINNIENSKTLVIITDGNRVNQRFFGMFKTVDSKPWLTISGIYLLYDYVHLLKYIRNNWLTKKTGELQFLNNKELALAKWSDLETLYKTKCNSLFKLSKLTAKSVYPKPIERQSVKFCLSVFLRRNSSCIKNASRD from the coding sequence AGAGCATATGAGTATTTTGCTATGCGACGAAGTTTATATGATTGTTTGTGTATTGACTACAAGTTGCCAAGTATAAGGACTTTTACACGATTGACTTCAAAAATAAGCTCAATGGAGGACCTAAGTTtcataaatagtatttttatgaatttaaatccATTGAAAAGAACTTCCATACTACTAATTGATGAGGTCTATGTCAAAGCTTCATTACTTTACCAAAGAGGTGCTTTGTTTGGTCAAGCAGTAAACTACCCTGAAAAGTtagctaaaacaattttatcatttatgatTAAATGTCTTTTTGGAGGTCCAGAATTTATATGTAGAGCTCAACCTGTTGCAAATCTTTCCTCTGAATTTCGGTTTGCTCAATGTCAACAAATTGTtgatacaataaataatattgaaaatagtaaGACACTGGTAATAATTACTGATGGTAACCGTGTAAATCAAAGATTTTTTGGAATGTTTAAAACAGTTGATAGTAAACCATGGTTAACAATATcaggtatatatttattgtatgaTTATGTGCATCTCTTAAAATATATACGAAACAATTGGTTGACAAAAAAGACTGGGGAACTTcaatttttgaacaataaagAACTGGCTTTGGCTAAGTGGAGTGATTtagaaactttatataaaactaagtGCAATAGTCTTTTTAAACTCTCTAAACTTACAGCTAAATCAGTTTATCCAAAACCAATAGAGAGACAATCTGTAAagttttgtttgtctgtttttttGCGAAGAAACAGTAGCTGCATTAAGAACGCATCCAGAGATTGA
- the LOC100213314 gene encoding myosin light chain kinase A yields MEFQEKYEINGFIQKGQFGSYYACINKETGSRLTVKIKSVSHYKNDGSSNAYVDLEESREIAIWRRLKHRNVLELLDIIKTPTRHYLVMECITECNLLDEIEKSTTYTERDVCFYIRQIFSVLLYFREKRIIHRNINAENIFLQRSNINEIIKIADFGLAVRLSKGQNYVSVEACGLPLFLAPETILDRPISYGVDLWSVGVLFYIMLTGNPPFWNEFLKCLYFDITTKKMNTSYSNWNNISDIAKEFLEILLEKNSLKRINVEQALNHAWFESKKKSKLHRSDVIENLKCFNAKKKLDNEIFKFQRNPSLSASSSQNYYNQNEDYENERIYRQKTVISEVNYVKLDNLRQISNISVSFHPITLRIDLNESDL; encoded by the coding sequence ATGGAGTTTCAGGAAAAGTATGAGATAAATGGTTTTATTCAGAAAGGACAGTTTGGTAGTTACTATGCATGTATTAACAAGGAAACAGGCTCAAGACTAACAGTGAAAATAAAGTCTGTAAGTCACTACAAAAATGATGGTTCAAGTAATGCTTATGTTGATCTTGAAGAATCTCGTGAAATTGCAATTTGGCGTAGACTAAAACATCGTAATGTCTTAGAACTTcttgatattataaaaactccAACGAGACATTACCTTGTAATGGAATGTATTACGGAGTGTAACCTTTTAGatgaaatagaaaaatctaCAACATACACTGAGCGggatgtttgtttttatattagacAAATATTCAGTGTGTTATTATATTTTCGTGAAAAAAGAATCATTCATCGTAATATTAACGCCGAAAATATTTTCCTTCAACGAAGTAACATCAatgaaataatcaaaattgCCGATTTTGGACTCGCAGTTCGGTTAAGTAAAGGTCAAAATTACGTATCGGTTGAAGCGTGTGGTTTGCCTTTATTCTTGGCACCCGAAACTATTTTAGATAGGCCTATTAGTTATGGAGTTGACCTTTGGTCAGTTGgagttcttttttatattatgctcACTGGAAATCCTCCATTTTGGAATGAATTTCTAAAGTgcttatattttgatattacaacaaaaaaaatgaatacatCATATTCGAATTGGAATAATATTTCGGATATAGCAAAggaatttttagaaattttattagaaaaaaacagtttaaaaagaaTCAATGTAGAACAGGCATTAAATCATGCATGGTTTgaatcaaagaaaaaatcaaaactgCATCGTAGTGATGTTATTGAAAACTTGAAGTGTTTTaatgcgaaaaaaaaattagacaacgaaatttttaaatttcaaagaaaCCCGAGTCTAAGTGCAAGTTCATCTCAGAACTATTACAATCAAAATGAAGATTATGAAAATGAACGCATTTATAGACAGAAGACTGTAATAAGCGAAGTGAATTATGTCAAGTTAGACAATTTGCGACAAATATCAAACATAAGCGTTTCTTTTCATCCGATAACGCTTCGAATAGATTTAAATGAATCAGATTTGTAA